The Heterodontus francisci isolate sHetFra1 chromosome 12, sHetFra1.hap1, whole genome shotgun sequence genome includes the window GGGTGGGTGATCAGACCTGGAATCCTTCCTCACTTGTAAGGAGCAGGATCACACAGGATGATCAGGCACTGACCAAGTTAAGCTGCAACTCAGTACATGGCCTACGGCAGCACACGCAGAGAGATTACAACCGCACAATAAAGCACTGGCACTTACGGGCCGCAAGTGGCTGCTTGGGAGATTGAAGACGTCCGCCATGGCACAAGCCATCTCATATTTGGTCATTTGCTCATTCCCAGACCAGTGGAAAACTCCGTTGATCGAAGGGTCCTGTGAAGAGGCAAACAGAAAAAACTCTGAATGAGGATAAGATTAAAATCTAAAATTCAAATTCACAGATAAGTCTAGAATAAAGCAGCTAGGATCAGTCAGCGATCATGAAACTAGtggatcataaaaacccatctagtttacCAACATCCTTAGGAAAGGAAATCTATTGTTCCTGCCTATTCTAGCTATAGGTTACTCCAGCCCCTTAGCAAtcggactcttaactgccctagcaagccactcagtggtcaagaaggcaactcattACCACCTACCCAAGGGCAATGAATGCCTtagcagtgacacccacatcctgtgaatgagtaaaaaatggaggcagggagagagagaaaggaaggagagaaagaaagaatgtTTGTGGAGGtgcacatactgaatgactgacctAACAATTGAAAATTAAGTGTTTTACATTAATCCACATagaagtcaataaaaaaaaaaattgtgaggACAGCATTGCTGAGATAAGTGACTTCTTGTGATGAAACCCTGATAGCACAGCAAGTTCAGAGGTCCTGTACTAGGGAAGGGTCCACACAAACCTTACTTATGCTTTCACTTACACTGGAAAGAATGGCCGACTGGACAGGGTGGGCTGCCTGTAGCAGGCAAGTGGCCCATATGTCGTTGGTTAATCAACTTTTACACACATGCCTAATGTGGTCCATCTCACAACTCAAAACTTAAAACTTAAAACAACCTCACAAGTGAGGAAGTTGCATTCATAGAGCACCTTCACATCTCCTACTCTACTTCCAATAAACTTAAATGCAGGCAATCATGGGAGCCAAATTATAGCAAGATCACGTAAATGACAAACAGGCTGAATCAGGAGTTTATTATTTCATTTCAGTGATGCTGCTTGAGGGTTGAAGTGTTGACCACGAGAATATTGTGCTTCTTTCTGAATCTTTTACACCCATGAGCTGAGAGTTATTTGGGCCACAGTCCAATACCTGAGTCACTCACCACACATGGCTGAGAATCCAGAAGTGGCTAACTGAATTTCTGATCAGTGAATAATAAATGTGTAATAAGCATCGTCAACTCTGATCTCAATACACATGCATGCGAACTTCCACCATTTTGTACATTGGTTGGTAAAATGCTAAGAGGAAAGCAATGTGTGAGTGTTTTCTGATCGCTGTGAAttctttacttccttggttactgaatggtggtGGATGTTTGTCCAGTAAAGATACACCTGTGAACGAGATTTACCTGTATTGTGTGTAAGGGGATTTCTACTAAAATTGGTGTGCGGGCAAAAACCATGTCACCATTTCAACACCTGCGGTTAAGCAGTGATTGCTATTGGGCAACactggcttaacatctcatccaaagcacATCACTTCATGCATGCACTGTAAAGTCAGCCCAGATTATCTGAAGTTCCTGGTGCCAGGTTTGGAGGCGAAAGTACAACTAATTTCTCCAAGGTCACACTTCACCTGCAAAGCTCACGAGGGGTTTCGTGAATCTTTTGTGTGCTGGTTATTTTGCTACAAGTGAGGAAAGAAATTCTCAGTTTGTGGGAGTTGAAAAACACTCGGAACTAGGAATGAGAAAAACACATTGCTGGATAATAACACAAAATTAAACAGGCTTATCAAATTTGAATGAAGCCTATCCGAGTGCTTTAAACTGGTGTGGGTAGTTGCTGCCAACGGACTGTGCCTACTAAGCGTACCTGTATTCTGCGCTCCGACAACTGTCTGCACACTCTGGCCACATCAGCAACATGTGTGGGGAATCGCTGCTGCCAGTGGTCCATGCAGGCCACTACATTATGGCACTGCACTTTTTCAAATAGTACAGTGACTGCACTTTCCTCCAGCTTCTCTACCTTGCCATAAAGGATCGGAACTCGGAGCACCGCAGCACCTGAAATCCAGAGAACAGAGACAGTCAATGCCTCCCTACACTCCACACATTGAATACCCCACCCAGCACTGTACAGCCAGACAGAGaatgccccctccccaccactgtatGCAGACAATGATCGGCTTCCACACCTCCACAATATGCACAGTGACCACCAAcccgcacctccccacccccctccaaccATGTCCAAAGACAGTGAACACTCCCCTACACTGtaaacagagacagacagtgaaCATCTACCTCACAGCACTCAATTAGCAAGTTAACAACCAAAAAGATAATCTCAAGAGTAATGAGATACAAAAGCAAAACTGATGTGGAACACACAacgacatcaacttgcatttatcacAGTATCGTACAACAGAGAAaagggccatttggccctttgcgcCTGTGCTGgcgttttgaaagagctatccaattagtcccacgtaCTCAATTTTAAATTGTCTTTCACATACAGTATTGGGAAGCGGAGACAAGCAGAAGGAAAAAACTGGAGTCAAAAATACTATGAAAAAAAAATGGCTTTTGAAAGGAGGGATGGAGATTGCGAGGGCAAAGAAACAGTTAAATGACTGAACGACCATCCCCAGTTGACGGAAAGTGAGGGGGTAGGGGTGACGGGGCTAAGTAATCTGAGCAGAGGTCTGAGACGTACAGTTGGAGAAGCTCACAGGAgtcaagatgcagatcagccactgattggcagaataggctcgaggagctgaatggcttcctcctgttcctttgcAAAATGGAGGAATCAGGCTGAAAACCAAAAAGGCTAAGGGAGCCAGTGGGTCTCAGCAAAGATCAGGGGTGCTCAGAACATGAGATGGGACTCAGGCTGCAAAGTACTGGATAACATTAGGTTTGTGAACGGTGGTGGGGGAAGGAGTACAGAAGAAATGCACCGTTGAAGTGACGATGCGGATTACAACTTCAACAGCAGAGCACGAGGGAGGGGCATGTTTCAGAGATGGCTACATCCAGGTTTGGTCAGCTCAGGGCGGCACAGAGGACGATGGAGGTACTCAGGAAAAAGCTTTGGGAACAGACAATATAATTGGGCTTGAAAGACAATTCAAATGCTCTTCTGGAGAAAGATTGAGTTGAAGGGCACAATGAGAAGACAGTCTGTGGGGTCCACACCTATTGAAAGTGGAACAGAAACGCTGGTCTTAATGGCATTCTgtgctccttttttttttaaaataaccgCCCTCCCTGTTTTATCACAGCTTTATCCCAGTAATCCCTAATCTCAGGATCCTGGAGCCAACCACAAACACTGCACGTGGGAGCTGGATTCCCGCCTCACCTGGGTGATTTTGCAAAACCACCCTCTCTCCTTCCAGTTTGGTTTTCCCGTACAGGTTGAGGGGGTTCGGGGTGTCATTTTCTCGATAAGGAGGGTGTGATCCATCAAAGATATAATCTGTGCTCATGTAGATCAGGAACGCTCCAATTTCAGCTGCAAGGAATGGAAACAAcagctcatttttttttttaaaaaaaaggtaattATAACTCATTTCAAACTGGTCAAATTCTGCTCATTTTACTTTGACTTTGCAGGAGGGATTATTTTTTCCCCCACTTTCTCCTCCATCCCTCTCCTGAAGGCACAGATCCTTGTTGGGTACAGCTTCCCAGGGCCCCTATCaccaagtcttttttttaaattattcgagCTGCGGGTGTGCGGGATGCTGGCAAAGCAGATGCTTACTGTTCATCTCTAGTTGCCCAAGAAGGgggtgatacaactgagtggctggctaggttaTTTCAGAAAGCGATTAAAGGTCACAGCTATCCCATTGGGGGGGGCAGTAGTATAgcaatgttattggactaataatccagaggccctgactaatgctccagagacacaagttcaacggagcatctcctgacaatgcagagcatgaacAGTGCGATCGCTGATGTCATCAGTGCATCCAAACGTTTGCCAGCAttagtctgcgcatgtgcgcatcaACGTCACCACGCAATGACACCAGATGTAatacctcacccctcaatggccgcaaTTGCCGCATCCATTCCCCCCCCACACCAGTATACCGCTTCGGCTGCTCCCTCCCTCACTGCTTGcttccccccgcccccgccttgtTTGCTCACTCCCAGTCTCGCTGCTTCCCCCACACCTCAGCCAATCGCTCCCCACCTCACCACTGTTCCCCCGCCCACCCCTGCTCCACTCAGCCACTCACTCGCTGCTTCCCCACCCGAAAAACGGCAGGGAGCGAGCGAGCGGCCAAGGGGCACCAGAGCCACACGGGGAGCGAGCGAGGGAGGCTGGGAATGAGCGGCCGAAGCGACAAGGTGGGGGAGCAAGCAACAAGCAGACAGGAGTTGGAGGGAATGGCGAAGAGAagtgcgatggcaggagggagcaggatactgttgggggtgggacggaagGCGGCGATCGCAACCATTGAAGGGGGTTGGGTTTAATTTTTTTGTGACAAATCGAGCAGcgtcatctttattactggcagatgCCTAAGACgtcacagtgacgtttcagtggatgaggctgcatttgcacacgtgccagtactgtgccacctagggcAAACACAGCCCAAGTTCAAATCTCACCCTGGCAGCTGGcgggatttaaattaaattaatacatctggaataaaatgttagtCTCATTAACAATGATCATCAAaccaccagattgtcataaaaacccacctggttcactgatgtccttcagggaaggaaatctgccccccttacctggtctggcctacatgcgactctagACCCacacaaatgtggttgactcttaattgccctctgaaatggcctagcaagctcatCAGTTGTAgggggctcagcaccaccttctcaaggacaaccagggatggacaataaatgctgacattgccAGCTATGCTCACATCCtcggaacgaataataaaaaaaaaaactggctaaGGACAACAGAGATctcaagttcaaatcccatcatgacaaGTTCAGAAACTGAATTAAGtttaaaaaatctgaaataaaaagccatTACCGGATCATagagctgtcagattgttgtaaaaatccaactgtttcactcatgtccttcagggaaggaaacctaccaTTTTTACCCAATCCTGGCCCCTATGTGAATCCAATCTAATACCAACATGGGTGATTCTTgtctgccctctgaactggcccaGCAAGACATTTTGTATCAAAACCTGTTACCAGCGGTTGAAGGAGacggcccaccaccaccacctcagggcagatagggatgggcaataaatgccagccttgccagtgatgcccacaccccaagaattaattttaaaaacccGGCTGAGGACTTTGAAGAAGTTGTACAGCTGTCCTATAGACATTCCTTCAGGAAGGAATGATCAAGAATTATTAAGCATACGAGCCCACAAAGAGCTTTAATACCTGACTCCTTGGCTATGCATCCCGATGTGCTTACATTCAACTGCCTGACATATTCGGGCTGACT containing:
- the mat2b gene encoding methionine adenosyltransferase 2 subunit beta gives rise to the protein MVGKEKEKEQKIHFTPGSVRLLEVDACVPDRRVLVTGATGLLGRAVYKEFLDNDWDAVGCGYKRARPKFEKVNLLDPGAVRQIIQDFKPHAVIHCAAERRPDVVESQPEYVRQLNVSTSGCIAKESAEIGAFLIYMSTDYIFDGSHPPYRENDTPNPLNLYGKTKLEGERVVLQNHPGAAVLRVPILYGKVEKLEESAVTVLFEKVQCHNVVACMDHWQQRFPTHVADVARVCRQLSERRIQDPSINGVFHWSGNEQMTKYEMACAMADVFNLPSSHLRPVTDCPAVGVPRPKNAQLDRSRLEKMGIGQQTPFREGMQRCLWPYLLDKQWRQTVFH